TTTGTAAATTTGAAATGACTGATTACAAATTGGAGTCATATGAGTCAAATTAGAAATTGGATCGTATGACTGAGTCAAATTACATGTTGGATGATAGGACTAGTTGGAGTAATACGACCACCCAAAATGTTTTGATTACAATACAAAATATTTCAACTTTTCTtaagaaaacaacaaaatttaTATAAGCTTTAAGGTTacatttggtatgcattcttagaaTACATTCTTGGTCGATAATACATTCTTAGAATGATTCACTTAACTTCTGAAATTAAAGCCCCTAAATTActcttgccaaaaaaaaaactcttaaaatTTAAGAAAAGGTTGTGTGGAACATGTGTCATTAATCATCATCTCTCCTCTCCTTATGAAAAATACCCTTTTGCCCTCACCCTCTCCCTAAACTGTATATTTGATCACTAATGATAACTATGGAAGTCAACCAATCTCAAGGGGATAAGTTGACTAAAGACCTCACAGGGCATGCAGCGGCGATGAGGTGAGCATCTGACGGCCAAGACGACATTGGCACATGCCCCGATGTCGTGCCGGCCATTAAATGCTTGTCACTCCACCGCAACCAtggcagaggattttttttaggACATGCAGTCGATTGCACACATAAGACAGACTCTCATCATAAGTGAAGGGAATTGTGTTTGATCACTATCCACAAAAGGTGATAAGGTGGTTCGCTACCTAGGAATGCAAGTTGTAACGATTTGATTGGTACTGAGGAAGCCAATTATGGATAGTGAAAATCTAAAGGTAATGAGCTTTTGGTAATGGACATAGGTAAGAGATCCAACCATACCATATAAATGGGTAAGTATTTTCTATTCGAGAACAGCCACTACACACAGACACAGGGATGCACACCCACAAGAGGAGCATAATGATCATTTTGCATCCCCTATCTATGGCAAGACTGTTCTCAAACATAAAACTTTATTCCATTATAAATATTTGTGTATTCTCTTTTTTATCACTAGCACATACTTTGAGTTTATCATCCCTCCTAGGTGGAGAGCTTGTTAAAATTCCATTCTAAATTTTTATCTTGCACCCAATCCACCCCTCTTGGGTTGCTATGTCAGGTCCTACAATTTTCATTTACTTTATAATATTCTCTTGACAATCAATCATGGCTTTAGCATTGGGCCACTCActcgggggtgtttagtgttcttcattgcttttaatgaaagttaaatggttctcatttaaccaTGATATGACCCTATCCATGcaattgtggggttagtatgggcccgTGGAACTAATCAAgtcgaaggcctagatacccgtcattagcaaaaaaaaattacggtTTTAACATTGTTGCTCATTTTAAATCAATGTAGGTCGCAATTGCTTTGGTTAAAATCCAATAAAAGGACTGGCACAATAATCAAGATGCCAAAAGTGCTCAATGCATAATTTTAATAGAACATTTGAACTGAAATAGTTGAAACCCCCGAAGTCtgactaagggtgttaattggtttggtaTCGGTGTATAccgtatggtttggtttgatttatatttatttgactaaaaccaaaatcgtaccatttactaaatggttacaCTTTCTGGAACcgcaaccatttaataaactaTTTCAGTTCCGCGGTTTTAAACGATTTTGATCGcaatttattccatacggtttctaaacggttaataatcgatttgctagtttattcgcatgcttagTAAAATtcgcttttgttgataaacgcttcaatcttatatcaaattaaatgaggcattgaacaagcaaagaTTTAagtacataactacataatatgagtaaattattgaatagactgttggacaacctctatggtccttaattcttcccctAATTGAACCATTTacgttttgttaaaacaaccaaatatttaattgttttaCGGGTTAATTAGATCGGTTTTGAcagtgtcaattcggtttgaaaccaatgggttaaatggttaaaaccgacctgacccatttaactaatcgatcttaaaattgaaaacaaattgGACCACTTATTAAACGATTTTGCGATTTTGATATTAAtgattcggttcgatttcgataaacggtttcatAGGGAAAACATAATACAAATTGGATCATATATGACTCAGTCATATGATCCAATTTGTAAATTTGTAATGACTGATGACAAATTGGAGTCATATGAGTCAAAATAGAAACTGGATCATATGACTGGTTGGAGTAATACGACCACTCAAAATGTTTTGATTACAAGACAAAATATTTCAACTTCTCCtaagaaaacaacaaaatttaTATAAGCTTGAAGGCTACATTTGGTATACATtcttagaatgcattcttgGTTGATAATATTTTTCAAGAAATCATTCTTAGTCTTTCATCCATGATCTTAAACATGGTAcccattatttatttaacttATATTTGTCATTTTATATTCTCAATCCTAACATTTCGTTGGTTTCAGGCACTCCGATCCCCCCTCAAAAATCTCAAGTCTAAATCATGattaaagtgaataaactataCTACTATACTTTGAAAGCATGCAAAATTATATAGTAGATTCTTTGAAATTAAGATTGTGTTTGGAATGATTTCCTAGAAAACATTCAAAAATGCTTACCAAATGCAGCATATATAAATGTTATAAAATGTCATACATCTCATAGGttccaatcaaaataaatttggaTGATTGATGATAAGAAGGTAAAATACAAATTGGATCATATGACTGAGTTTAGCTTTAAAATTTGATAGATTCTCAATCCAACAGGTATATAAAAAAACTATGTGATTCCTAGGGAAAATgtattacaaaagaaaaataggagaaaagtaCCAACAGGATCCAATCCATGAAGCATGCATGGGTCACCAAAACCACTCCAATTTTTCCGAAGCATGTGTATTAAAATACcatcaaatgagagagagagagagatgaatgaACGGTTTTGTCATGTGAGATTTCTATTCCTAGAACTGAGGGAGAAAAGGATGGAGCGGTTATCCTCAGCTTTTAACTCTAATTAAAATTGCAACATAAATATCTATCTTAAGATTAAATTGATGAAGGAAGGATATGGATACGTGTTTGTAACGCctgcctccctctctctctctctctctctctctctctcgctctctctctctctatacccAAACCTCACGCAGAGGAGGTGCAACCGTCGAGACTGCGGTTCTAGTCTCCATCGAtcactctcaagtctcaagtcaaTCACAAGTGTTAAACGGATCGAGTAATGCGGACCGCACTTCCTTCTATCTATTTAAACTCTTCTACCTCCACtcatctttctccatctctaacTCTTCTTCATTCACTGGTTTCAGGTTTGAGCATAATTGAGATTGAATTCCCAGATGGGTATCATTAGATATTCTCATCTCCTTGCCATACTACTATCCCTTCTCATATCTTTCATCATCCCTCATCAAGCAAATGGAGAAAAACCCAGATGTAATCTTTTCCAAGGGAGTTGGGTTTTCAATAACCACTCCTATCCTTTCTATTATAACTCAACCTGTCCCTTCATCACTAAAGAGTTCAACTGCGAGTCTAATGGTAGACCTGATCTTCTTTACCTCCATTACGGATGGAAGCCTCATGCTTGCACCTTGCCCAGGTAAGCTCTCTTTCATCAAACTCAAGGaggtagtgcagttggtgagcaacaaacttggtatGAACTGTAAACTCGAAAGTCCTTAATTCgattcccactaggcacaccttgggcgaCTCACACGGGgttgtttagtgtttttcattgttttcagtgaaagttgaatggttctcattacCCCGGTATCCTCcaatccatgcagttgtggagTCAGTATGAGCCagcgggactagttaggccaaaggcctaaatacccgtcattagcaaaaaaaaaaaactctcatcCAATTATACTATTCAtgataatacttttttttttctttctttttttttccttgtcttAAGATTGTTTGGGACTTGGGTAGAACTTATCCTCAAAAGCTAGCAAAGGACCGGGTGTCCAAGTCTAACTATAAATGTCTCTATATTGCTATTCACATTCGATATGAGATTAATTCTTTTTGTGTGGAATCTCAATGGAGATGATATTTGTGATACAGGTTCGACGGTCATGATTTCTTACGGAGATATAGAGGCAAAAAAATAATGTTTGTGGGGGACTCTCTAAGTTACAACCAGTGGCAATCTCTCACGTGCATGCTTCATGCTACTGTTCCAAACTCTCCTTACTCATTGGTCCGAAAGGAATCTCTCTCTAACTTCACAATTCCGGTGGGTATAAAAGGAATACATTCTTGATCATATATACCATAAAACTAGTTCATATTTGGTCCTGGTTCTAATTCCCCTACTTTCCTTGTCTAGGATTATGGAATTTCAATTATGCTCTCCCGTAATGCGTTTTTGGTGGACCTTGTGAAAGGAAAAGCTGGCCCGGTTCTGAAAGTCAACTCCATCAAAGGTGGTGATGCATGGAAAGGCTTAGACACTCTGATCTTCAACACCTGGCATTGGTGGACTTACAAGGGTGCTCTCCAAAAGTAAGATCAATTCACGACCTAACTCCAGgtttagggttcacaaaccctgGCCTACCATTTGACCCGGCCCACTGACCCAACCAGCTtagccttttttattttttatttttttaatataaagaCTTACCTTATGGTTGATTTATTGCAGATGGAAGTATCTTGAAGCAGGAACAAGAATATTTAGAGATTTTAATCGCTTAGAGGCTTTTGAAATGGGCCTGAAAACTTGGGCTCAGTGGGTGGACACCAATGTAGACCCTTCCAAGACCAAAGTCTTCTTCCAAGGAATTTCTCCTTCCCACTACAGGTATGAAGTACATGGGCCATGACTGGGCCTTTTAACAAATAATTTTAATAGGACCAACACCTGATCATATTCATGGGCCGGCCAGTTGATGGAcacccattttttttaaatctcaatCTTAAAATTTACATTCTTTCTCTGTTCAATCAGGGGAAGTGAATGGGGTGAACCAAATGTGAAGAACTGTGCTGGACAAACTCATCCATTAAAGAACTCACACAATCTAACAGGGTTTGCTGAGCCAAGGGCTGTGGTGAGGAGTGTGataaagaaaatgaggaagccTGTGTATTTGCTGGACATAACAATGCTTTCACAATTGAGAAAAGATGGACACCCTTCATATTACACTGATGGATCTCGTTCGGGCATGGATTGCACTCACTGGTGTCTTGCAGGTGTTCCTGATACATGGAACCAACTCTTATATGCTGCTCTAATCCAAAAATAAACTACAAATTCtatggctgcatttggtaacgtttctgttccagacGTTCAGTGTCAAAAACGGAAACTTCAgttttctgtgtcaaaatgccttttttttttttttttattNNNNNNNNNNNNNNNNNNNNttttttttttttttttttttaacgaaactgGAACGACGGAACTACCTTTTGCCATTCCATATATTctcatttttctactttttgttcgaaaaaaacaaaatgaaacaaaacacgccataaatgcaccaaacgttttattccgttttttcattcccatagaacgaaaaaactccaaaaatgtttttttagaatattaccaaacatagcctatatCTATTGCAGAGCATCTTATATGTATTTGAGTTCTtagcttttattttcattaatccttgatctttataTTTATCCTATGTTATCTTCTGCTACGCCCTTTTAGGGTCTCTTTTTGGATCGATGAACTCTGATTTTATACAACGGGTACCACTTGATTAGTTACTATTATTGTGCAAATCTAACCATATCTGAACATAAATGGTAGGGATGTTAATCAGTTGGCCCGGGCCGGTCTTGGTTGGGCCTAGTCAGGCCCGTACCTTGCAATGTGACCTCTTTATTTAAGGAACGAGTCGGTCTTGATTAGGCTCGGTTGGGTTCTGAGCTTTAAATCGTGCTTCTACTAATCAGGTTATAATCGGACTTTAAAGGGACTAATCATTAAACATACCTTAAACAGGCTTTAATTGTATTAGATTTcagaaatttaatatatttattaaatcatcaataatttagaaaagactttacacttaattaaaatcaaataaaaatatgagaTAACTTCTCACTCTCCTATACTTACCCTACATTTACTCAAACTCCCCTactcagaaattttttttttctcatgattCCTTCCTAAAAGTAAACTtatacctcttcttctcccttggtATTTTTAAATTCCCATACTATCCCTCCTTTCTCAAGTACTTAACgtattctacaaaaaaaaaaatcaaaatatacatatagaTGATGGATCAAATGACTATTAATCGAGCTTGTAATCGTTCAAGTGCCCTTCGGACTTACACCATGCAATGGGAACGACTATTAATCAAGTCAGAATCAACCGATCTTTAATCGGGCAGGATTGGTCGGTCAGGCATGaaattaacacccttatatAGAAATGGGccct
This sequence is a window from Macadamia integrifolia cultivar HAES 741 unplaced genomic scaffold, SCU_Mint_v3 scaffold2472, whole genome shotgun sequence. Protein-coding genes within it:
- the LOC122066579 gene encoding protein trichome birefringence-like 38 — encoded protein: MGIIRYSHLLAILLSLLISFIIPHQANGEKPRCNLFQGSWVFNNHSYPFYYNSTCPFITKEFNCESNGRPDLLYLHYGWKPHACTLPRFDGHDFLRRYRGKKIMFVGDSLSYNQWQSLTCMLHATVPNSPYSLVRKESLSNFTIPDYGISIMLSRNAFLVDLVKGKAGPVLKVNSIKGGDAWKGLDTLIFNTWHWWTYKGALQKWKYLEAGTRIFRDFNRLEAFEMGLKTWAQWVDTNVDPSKTKVFFQGISPSHYRGSEWGEPNVKNCAGQTHPLKNSHNLTGFAEPRAVVRSVIKKMRKPVYLLDITMLSQLRKDGHPSYYTDGSRSGMDCTHWCLAGVPDTWNQLLYAALIQK